From the Cydia splendana chromosome 6, ilCydSple1.2, whole genome shotgun sequence genome, the window aataatatttttaacaatcGCAACACAGCACTCACTGCGTCTATTAATAAAGTACAATAATGCCAATAATTACAGCAGTTATTGTTTATTTCATTATAAGCAATTAGAAGTTTGAGtataaagttttatatttatgttttatGAAATATCCACCTACACATATACCGTGATCCTATGCAATTATAaggaataaaataaacataaaaatgtTATCACACACCCTATCATTTTATGGAAAAGTGATTTTTACACTGCAAAAGTGTAGTAAAAAACAGGAACTTCGCTTAGAATAAAAACGTATATCAATATGATAGTATTTAAAGTTGATTTTAGTATCAAGTAATTACTTGATACTAGTAGGAATATAATtgggtgaaaaataaattgccCTTTTAAGATTATACGCGCATTTTAAGATAACTCTCTCTAAAGCGcgttaaaattaatttacgTAATAATAATGTAACGAAGCCGATTCTGAATTTATCAATTTGCTATGGTTTAATTCCTAGTTCAGGCGCACGTAACAATGTACGTAAAATGTAAAAGTTCACGCACAATGTAACATTAGCAATAAggttttctcaataaattattcttcattcatttaatttctaagattaggttatttataatataaatataaaagtaaaatataaaaacacttacaaatcaataaaaaatacatataaacacattataaaaaatctaacctagggtgccgccagcagcggggcaaggcccaaggctccggtggtcagggctgcagagagaggaaccggcggactatccgcgccgtgtccaagatcaccgccttgtGCATGTAAatgattcttattcttattttctTTTTCTATTCTTATGCATCTGACGCGTACCAATAAGTAGGTAGTAGCGGAATGTCTTATGAGGTGTCATTAGACATCCTGCTAGTAACCGCATAAATGGTGATTTATAGTGCATTTAGGTGGCACCAATCAGCGTCAAgggtaatttaaatttaaaaaaaattattaaaaccgTAACAAATTGCTTAATCAGAATCGGCCTCAGTGTATATTCATACAAACTGTTGAGGACTcgataatttttagggttccgtacccaaagggtaaaacgggacccaatTACTAActctccgctgtccgtccgtccgtccgtctgtcaccaggctgtatctcatgaaccgtgatagctaggcaattgaaattttcacagatgatgtatttctgttgccgctataacaacaaatatgtactaataagtacggaaccctcggtgggcgagtccgactcgcacttgtccggattTTATTATATAGGTTGTTTCGTAATCGAACATAtttctttaatatttaataaataaaattaattttagaaCTCCTCGTTTGAACACACGACATCACAAACTCTTTCACATCCCCTTTAcgcgaaaaaaatacaaagcgaATTCCTTCATTGATAAAGCGTGCAAGTGTAATAATAATCTTTTCTCACACATTGATATGTTTAACATTCCGTTAGTTAAGTTTAAGCATGAGGTTCTTAGTACTTTGAATACTTAAtgtttagaatattttaacttttaactgattttttttttctcattattctcctttatttttaaattcattaacAATGCCGACAAATGTTTGTTTGCTCTGTGGATATTCTAGTTGTTATTccgttgtttattttttgtatacgTGTTAGTAGTTAGTGGCAACTTCACTGGTTCATGtattgaataatattaatatctgtaagtattattgtaccgtttgtgcccaaataaacattaaaattaaattaaaattaagcaAGTGTTAATAGTTATTATTAGTTGATATCCAACTAAGTAGCCCTAAGGAAAGATGATGAGAGATCTAAAAATCGAaattctgttccacccgatatacagTAGCGACCAAAAGTATTTTCACAATGATAATAACTTTGGTATTGTATGAAACATATTagttttttcaaatgaatttttgataatttaatcaaTGGCTTAAAAGCTTCTTGAAACACTAAAAAGCTTAGTTTCGTCGAATGAAAATATAAACTTGGCAACAAAAAATGACAATTTACGGGttcaaaagtattttgacaCGGTTTTATTTTTTGAGAACAGAGccgcagaatttaaatattttggaaGTAATTACATCTGAATACTTCTCTTAATATGCCAAACATAAAGCATATTCGAACGATTTCAAGCAAGCTGGTGCGGCTGCACTTTAGAAAGATAAGTAGCAAACTGCATCACAAATAAGCATAGAACCGGTTTCCTCGAAAAACGACTTCTACAACTGATCGTGTAATAAAAAAGATTTCAGTAGAACACCCATGGAAGCGTACAGTAACaattaaaaaatcgggcaagtgcaagtcggactcgcgcacgaagggttccgtaccatatccGTTCCATTCGGCAATCGATGCGATCAGACGTgttgaaattataattaaataatatacaaattaaaatcgtgTGCAATATGCATTGACCTCGATATTGACAAACTGTGTCATGCGACGTTCTTTGCTTGTGTAGTGTAAGTAGATATGACGTCAAAGTGTTTAAACAACTTTATTCATTATGAGTGCTAATAACAGCCCGTTTGGCAGAAGTTCCAAAATTCAGCGTTCCCCGCCATCAACACCAGTGCCACCGAATACCGGAAATGAAAATGCACAACCAACGAGCGCAAGAGACCAGACCAGTCTTGACCCGGTACCAACATCAGAGATTCAGAATTGGATGAGCACCATAGATAAATCTCTTAGTGAAATCTGCAGCATATCGACGGAAGGCAAATTGAACTCCGACCAAAAACTCAGGATCCACAATCTTTGCCGAAAGGTTTCCCACGGTTCCGCAAACTTGGCAGTTCTTTATCAAGGCCTTAAAGCAAAGGCACTCGTTAACCACTGCACTCTTCAGACGCTTCAAGAAAAACAAGACCTATCAGACAGTTTCCGAGCCCTCAAGGACAGTATCGATAACACTAACAGACCGGCTACACACGCACTTTCTTTTGCCGATATGGTGAAAACCAGTAACAAAAACGAAATTCGTCCTAATAATTTGAGCTCAGTCGCAATTTATCCTAAAGATCAGTCGAAGTCAAGCGAGGAAACGAAAAACCTAgtacaaaaaattattaatCCTGAAGAAATGAAACTGCACGTAAGAGCGCTGCGTAAAGTTAAAAATGGCGGTGTTATCATCAGCACTGATACTAAGGACGACATAGAAAAATTGAAATTGACATTTAAAAACACATCCCTGAATCTCACCATCGATGAACCCTTCAAGCGCAGGCCCAGAGTTGTAATAGTAGGTGTACCATCGGCTCTACTGGATCAAGAGGTCTACAATTGTTTATATGAACAGAATATAGCCGACAAGTTTCCAGAACTAACTCGGGAAAATTTCTTAGCGTCTATCAAATTAAGCCATAAGTCGGGTAAGAAAGATGCAGAGTCCTGTAACTACGTGATAGAAGTTCCAGCCTATATACGACGCGCTCTCATATCTCAAAACCGAGCTTTCATCAACTGGTCATCGTGTCCTGTCAGAGACTTCACAACTGTTACAAAGTGTTTCAAGTGCCATTTTTACGGCCATGCTGCCAAAACATGCAAGCAATCAGAGCCCACCTGTGGACATTGCAGTAATCTAGGGCACTCGGAAAAGGATTGCCTATTTAAAGCAGAATATCCCAAATGCGCATCATGCAGTCTCTTCAAAAAACCCAATGGTCATATAACTGGGGACCCTGACTGTCCCGTCAGGAAAATGGCCGAACGACGGTACATAAACTCGATTGATTATGGGGAGGGCTAATAAATACATGCTATTAAAAGATTATCTGTTAATTGTTTGTCTAAGTATACCTAACTAGTTGGTTTGTAGTTATTACCTACCATTTGTTATCAACGTATAGATCGATAATGTTTTTCATACTTAAGTATTTAATGTTTGTATAAAATTGTCATTAATAAGTGCTTTATTTACCTTATGTTTAATTTGCCCTACTGACCGTAATCCTATCAAAATGCATTTCTTGCCTCGTAACTATTTTTAAGGTAAACTAATAACAATgtaataatgaaataaacacGATCGACCTACATTATAGATATTATAGACACTGACACAGCAATACTTGGTTACTAAGTGTAAGATAATTCAATACCTATTCATATCTCTATGTTcatgattttaatttgttttattgtttattgatCTTTAAATTAGTATATTATCTCTTTGCCTGAGATACAGGATTATATTCCTAGTTCAGGCGCACGTAACAATGTACGTAAAATGTAAAAGTTCACGCATAATGTAACATTAGCAATAAGGttttcttaataaattattcttattcttattttattcttatataaaaaaaaaacaaaaaaaaacggtcacccatccaagtactgaccactcccgacgttgcttaactttggtcaaaaatcacgtttgttgtatgggagccccatttaaatctttattttattctgtttttagtatttgttgttatagcggcaacagaaatacatcatctgtgaaaatttcaactgtctagctatcacggttcgtgagatacagcctggtgacagacggacggacggacggacggacggacggacagcgaagtcttagtaatagggtcccgttttaccttttgggtacggaaccctaaaaattaactaaaaaaaaactataacgtAAAGGTTGTTGTTTTTACTATTAAACTACTCTTAATAGAGCATGGATTACATGGTCGAcgcccattaaaaaaaattacatatttcaGCAAAGAATAAGGTATCCCAATTATGTAGCATTGGCGATTCGTGACAAGTTGTGGACAAGTTCCGATTGCTCAAAAACTTTATGGAGTGACTAAAGCAAGTTTAATTTAATGTCGTCGGATGGTATCAAGTATGTGCGTCGTCCAAATAACAAAAGACACGTTGTGCGATACCAGGTACCCACCCAGTCTAGCCTGGTGGCATTGGTGGCCCTAACGTAATGGCTTGGCGATATTTTTCTCGCCATGGAGTCGGGCCTCTCGTACGAATTGATGGGATAATGGATCgatatgtatataaaaatttAATCTACACACAAATGATACCatatacaaaagaaaatatGCCACTTCGCTGGGTTTTTCAGCATGATAACGACCTCAAACACAAACCCGGTCATGTAAAGGCttctttaatgcaaaaaaatctAGGTTTTTGAGTGGCCTAGTCAAGGTACTGATCTTAATGCTATAGAGCTTTTATAGAAAGCGTTGGATCGTCCAGTGTGAGGTGCAGAAATAATTCAAACAATGGGGTTTTTTCCAAGGTCTTCAGTCAGAATGGGCGAACATACTATATGATCATATACAGAAGTTAGGGGACTCTATGCCGTCTCGATTTACTGCTGTGAGGAAAGCCAGAGAATATGCCATTAAATATtaatgaaatgtttttttttaaccgtCTTGCCAGTTCAGCAAaagcatttcattaaagtgGCAAAATACTTTTGATCTACCTGTAGCGCAAATTATCAGTTTTAATTCTACGTCTGTTGTTTAGTTTTAGTAATCTAAGTGGAAACGTAACAAATGAAGggtgaataaaatataatcgTAACGTAATGATTAAATATATACCCTATTCATAAACATATTGAAAGAAGTTCGTTTGTCAAAATACTTTTGATCGCtactgtatttttttgttaGTGTTTTTATTGATGGATGCAACATAaatgattaggtacctactaaggtCAAAACAATCCTGTATACTTAATCCTGTTATTTAAATCCCCATTGGCTGGATTATAGGCGTTCTAAAATAAATCGACACAGGAAGGACCTTGATACGCACCGTTACTCTGCACTTACTTTTATAAGTAATTAATGTTAATGCTTATCGGAAACATAATAAGGCAAATgacagttttattttgtaagttTCATGTGTGAATGAGCCCACCGGTTTATGTATACCAAACCCTGTTATAaatcagtgttgggcattcaagaataaaatcattatttgaataagaattcgtaggaataaaatcatctcgattttattcccgtcaaaaatattcaaataattttggtcgggaataattcgtatgagaaaaaattgaatgagaataacttattcttaatcaaataaatacgagtataatcatgatttttaattgaaataatattccacgaataaaaatgtagttcgggtaccgtataggtactaattaagtatagttaggtagatgtaatagtagttagtctcttgtctaatttataccaattttatggaataaaatcctacaaattgactgtcgcataacgcatagtttcagtaaccgtattatttttaatttactaaccaaatcattaggttctatttagctggtctaggggcctagccaagatgccaatttttgtttttaatttaataatcaaatcatcaggtaaatataaccgttctgggggcctagtcaacatgccaatcgcttgcgctccaacaacaaagcgctttctgtctctatcactcttacatattagtgcgatagagagacagagatagagtttcgttgtcgtagcgcaaacgattggcatattggctacaaACCCAAGgtacctagccaagatgacaatttttgtttttaattaattaaccaaatcattaggtaaatttagctgttctggagacctagccaacatgccaatcgcttgcgctccaacaacgaagcgctttctgtctctatcactcttacatattagagcgacaaagatagcgtttcgttgtcgtagcgcaaacgtttggcacgttgactacgctcccaatgtgcctagccaagatgccaattttttgtttttattttaacaaccaaatcattaggtagtagtagtagtagtagtagtagtaatcactttattgtacacaacacaggtttacaaaaataaattacagtaatggaagtacaaaggcgaacttatccctataagggatctcttccagctaaccttcgattatACTTCAAatatagctgttctgggggcctagacaacatgccaatcgcttgcgctccaacaacgaagcgctttctgtctctatcactcttacatattagtgcgatagagagacagagagcgTTTCGTtttcgtagcgcaaacgattggcatgttggctatgcacccaagatgcctagccaagatgacaatttttgtttttatattaataatcaaataatcaggtaaatttaaacgttctgggggcctagtcaacatgccaatcgcttgcgctccaacaacgaagcgctttctgtctatcactcttacatattagtgcgatagagagacagagatagcgtttagttgtcgtagcgcaaacgattggcatattgactacgaacccaaggtgcctagccaagatgacaatttttgtttttaatttaataaccaaatctttggatacaatttagctgttctgggggcctacccattatgccaatcgttcgcactccgacaacgaagcgctctctctgtctctctatcgcactaatatatacctaagagtgatagagacagaaagcgcttcgttgttggagcgcaagcgattgcaatgttggctaggcccccagaacagctaaatttacctaatttggttatgaaattaaaaacaaaattgtcatctttgctaagcaccttgggtgcgtagccaacatgccaatcgtttgcgctacgacaacgaaacgctatctctgtctctctattgcactaatatgtaagagtgatagagacagaaagtgcttcgttgtcggagcacaagcgattggcatcttggctaggcccccagaaaagctaaatttacttaatgatttggttatgaaattaaaaacaaaattgtcaTCTTTGCTAAGCACCTTGgttgcgtagccaacatgccaatcgtttgtgctacgacaacgaaacccTATCTCTGTATctctattgcactaatatgtaagagtgatagaaacagaaagcgctaaaaacagctaaattgtacctaatgatttggttattaaattaaaaacaaaaattggcatcttagctaggcacccaatcgtttgcgctacgagtgctacgacaacgaaacgctatctgtttctgtatcgcactaatatgtaagagtgatagagagagactatgcgcaactctacggagcgtcaaagtttggcatgttggctaagcaccctgatcggatgatagaattagatagcgtatagcggaactcttcaatgtgtactatacctaaactaaagtaacaaatatcaaatcaatccgacttttaattagaagggtgaaaatcaacttacaaattATAACCAATTgaactacaaaaattaacttaattctaaataatattttaattgaataaaaccttagttagaataccctcacttctagaataattattctgttttttattccgcatttaaaataaaagtcacatgatttattcaccttaattttattctaaaataactagtgcaagaattattctaattcaaatcgatttgaataagaataaaatttctgtttttattcttattcttattcaagttaatttttgcccaactctgttATAAATGTTGCAATTCActgaaaataagttaaaaaaggGTTGGCAAACTATGTATCTTCACCGTTGGTACCCAACTTCGCCcaagtgatgatgatgatatcctgttatccctcatcagggacatagggctctcagaagggatttccattctTCGCGGTCCAGCGCGGCCTCCTCCAGCTCCGCCCAGCCGAGGCCAACTGATTCCAACTTCTGAACTTCACCCAACTTCGGTGGTGTGAACTTCGcccaagtaaaataataaaatgataattttaCCATGATACAGATATCCAATTCAAAAATGTACTTATTCATACTGAACAAGGTATCTTATgtggggtctctattgtttcccaaatagttttaagtcataatgtattgtttgtctgaattttcgttagtcataattggtttttctcagaaacgcgtaacttttcaggattgccataaaacaaacctaacctaacctaacctatatatagaataaccttacgaaaatcctgaaaagttaaccgTTTCAGTTatatgactaacaataatatgacaaacaatacattatgacttaaaactttatgggaaacaaagggaccccatctTATGTGACCGATATGAAAATCGTGAAAATTTTCTCCTGATTCGTTTCGTCTACTTCAGTCGATTTATTTTCACGATTTTGTGGTTAGTCCACTTAGTCCCGTGCGGAAATTTGTTTATAATGACCATAatgaccaagtatatttttgaCATTCAGAATCACGACCCCAAAATCAGCCAGGTACACTAAAGGCAAATTCAGGGTACACATTTTGACCAACCTTACTTTTAACAACCTACAACCTTGGAGTCCATAAAATTCGAGTGTCGATAAAACACACTGGTTAGTTATTGGATAATGATGCTGaagattaggtacatataacTGTAGAATACACGTAAATCATCAAATTTTTAACCGGCGTGAACCGAATCTAAAACAGGTAACGTTTCTGTAAATTGAACCACAATTACCGAGACTAGTGGTTTGgataattacgatttttttgcGAAACCAAATTAGCTTAGAAATCGTTCAAAAAAAACCAAAACGgtctaaaaaaccgggcaagtgcgagtcggactcgcgcacgaagggttccgtaccataatgcaaaaaaaaaacaaaaaaaaaagcaaaaaaaaaacggtcacccatccaaatactgaccactcccgacgttgcttaactttggtcaaaaatcacgtttgttgtatgggagccccatttaaatctttattttattctgtttttagtatttgttgttatagcggcaacagaaatacatcatctgtgaaaatttcaactgtctagctatcacggttcgtgagatacagcctggtgacagacggacggacggacggacggacggacggacggacagcgaagtcttagtaatagggtcccgttttaccctttgggtacg encodes:
- the LOC134791564 gene encoding uncharacterized protein LOC134791564: MSANNSPFGRSSKIQRSPPSTPVPPNTGNENAQPTSARDQTSLDPVPTSEIQNWMSTIDKSLSEICSISTEGKLNSDQKLRIHNLCRKVSHGSANLAVLYQGLKAKALVNHCTLQTLQEKQDLSDSFRALKDSIDNTNRPATHALSFADMVKTSNKNEIRPNNLSSVAIYPKDQSKSSEETKNLVQKIINPEEMKLHVRALRKVKNGGVIISTDTKDDIEKLKLTFKNTSLNLTIDEPFKRRPRVVIVGVPSALLDQEVYNCLYEQNIADKFPELTRENFLASIKLSHKSGKKDAESCNYVIEVPAYIRRALISQNRAFINWSSCPVRDFTTVTKCFKCHFYGHAAKTCKQSEPTCGHCSNLGHSEKDCLFKAEYPKCASCSLFKKPNGHITGDPDCPVRKMAERRYINSIDYGEG